The window ATATACCCCTTAGCGTTTCTTAAGGAATCAATATAGACTTCATCTTCAAAATGATAAGTGCCTTCAATTAATTGTTGTCTAACAAATGCTCTTTGTTGTTCATACCAATCTGGAACGTGTTTGAAACGTGTTTTTCCATTAATGTTGTTTAATTGACCATAAACATCAAGTTCATGGGTTTCACCACAATGATTACACCAAATCTTCGTTCCTTTAGCTTCCATCTCATGTTCAGTTAAACAGTTTTGACATTGATACAATACTTTTTCTAATCCTTCAGCACGATCAGGATCATCAATTACAATCTTATGATCAAGTTGATATTTCCACTCATCATATGCTAAAGCATTCGTTACGCGTTCTTTAGCTTCTTCAACCGTAATTGAATCATAATCCGCTTTAGAGATTACTTGTGTTAAATCAGCCGTTAAATTTACTTTACGTTTACGTTTAGACATGAAGACTGGTTGATTTAAGAAGTTTCCGTGCATATTTAAAGTCACTACAGGATATTTTAAATTTACAATCATTTTTGCTAAAGAATCTGGTAATGCTGCTGTTGTTCCAATAACTGAATAAGCAGCTTCAGGATAAATTGTTGTAATACGCTTAAGTTTTTCTAAACTATATCGAATACTTTTATATAATTGTAAATCTTGAGGTGTGAACTTGCGTTTAGGAATTCCACCAACATTTCTAAGTAGTCCTTCACGACCAATAAAGCCATCAACCGCTATAACATATGTTGAGCGGTTCGGAAAAATTGCGTGTGTTTGAACTTTAAAATCATCAAATGAATGGTGTGTACATAGTAATAAATATGGTGGTTTTAATCCATCCATATTCACTTTATTAACTTTTAATTTCCTTGCTTTTGTTGTTAAAAAAGATAATGCCCATGCAATTGGAGTAAGATAAAACTTCTCTT of the Acholeplasma hippikon genome contains:
- a CDS encoding lysophospholipid acyltransferase family protein: MNKPTYKELLGLTEKQIKPMDMQMKPKKEKFYLTPIAWALSFLTTKARKLKVNKVNMDGLKPPYLLLCTHHSFDDFKVQTHAIFPNRSTYVIAVDGFIGREGLLRNVGGIPKRKFTPQDLQLYKSIRYSLEKLKRITTIYPEAAYSVIGTTAALPDSLAKMIVNLKYPVVTLNMHGNFLNQPVFMSKRKRKVNLTADLTQVISKADYDSITVEEAKERVTNALAYDEWKYQLDHKIVIDDPDRAEGLEKVLYQCQNCLTEHEMEAKGTKIWCNHCGETHELDVYGQLNNINGKTRFKHVPDWYEQQRAFVRQQLIEGTYHFEDEVYIDSLRNAKGYIKLPDGKLEQTINGIKLIGTDLEGELNVFREAKSLYSIHIEFNYHMRSDKQKADAVVISTLNDTYYCYPKNAKNVITKIRFAVEESYKLMKAKIKE